One part of the Bacillus sp. FJAT-27916 genome encodes these proteins:
- a CDS encoding type II toxin-antitoxin system SpoIISA family toxin, whose translation MVGKICVALIVLFAIYSCVMAIVRPSQFDLNLKKKRRVLYTIFIATTGSGVVLGGLELDDWPYVVSLASIVVFTDLAVLLTPSILRIWQAEFLHGSELLEETLKENERLIRDMMAKVSFMSFLIQDAIYYFEKKPIPETDEDYLAELEQYLQQYGDRFGLNIDVRQYEIDPNTDLEVSVQAKIRQELLIMKDMHNIGMELSRLEEYIVSIYNGEIITLEEDETFIVPVQLPKYHFIVVIKKGKGTPIEIDGIHTANLVHIYDSFM comes from the coding sequence ATGGTAGGAAAAATTTGTGTCGCTCTCATTGTCTTATTTGCCATTTATTCATGTGTGATGGCAATCGTACGACCAAGCCAATTTGATTTGAACTTAAAGAAAAAGAGGAGAGTTCTATATACCATCTTTATTGCGACGACAGGCAGCGGAGTGGTTTTGGGCGGTCTTGAGCTTGACGATTGGCCCTATGTAGTGAGTCTCGCCTCCATTGTCGTCTTTACGGATCTTGCTGTGCTGCTGACTCCAAGCATCCTGAGAATATGGCAGGCTGAATTTCTTCATGGCTCTGAGCTTCTTGAAGAAACCTTAAAGGAGAACGAACGGCTTATTCGGGATATGATGGCAAAGGTTAGTTTTATGTCCTTTCTCATCCAAGATGCCATTTATTATTTCGAGAAGAAACCAATCCCTGAGACAGATGAGGATTATCTGGCAGAGCTGGAACAATACCTGCAGCAATATGGGGATCGTTTTGGCTTGAATATCGATGTACGGCAGTACGAAATCGATCCGAATACCGATCTTGAAGTCTCTGTTCAAGCGAAAATCCGGCAAGAGCTTCTAATTATGAAGGATATGCATAATATAGGGATGGAGTTATCAAGACTAGAAGAATATATTGTTTCCATTTATAATGGAGAAATTATCACATTAGAAGAGGATGAAACCTTTATCGTCCCTGTTCAGCTTCCTAAATATCACTTTATTGTCGTGATCAAGAAAGGAAAGGGAACACCGATAGAAATTGACGGGATTCATACCGCAAATTTGGTTCATATATATGATTCTTTTATGTAA
- a CDS encoding FAD-dependent oxidoreductase, with protein MTKIPTESKSYWTDYIDRKESPVYQQAVKDEETEIVIIGAGIVGVLSAYELAKRGRKVILLEADRILYGTTGHTTAKISAQHGLFYDELIKKHGEETARLYYQANMDGVNYLKNIVHTEDIACDFSEQTAYTYATTDEYADKIKAEFKAYEKLGIDGAFHTELPLPFPIKSAVSMNGQAQFHPLKLLSNLFVSFEQMGGIIYERSPVKDIKEDDSGHHAVLENGHQISGKAIIIATHYPFYDMKGLYFSRLHPLRSYIIAAATEENIPDGMYISADKPTRSLRYTDYNGQKLLLIGGESHKTGQSEDEQAYFTALQDFTDNYYTVKEYPYRWSAQDLVTLDKIPYIGAYSDSKNHLYVATGFAKWGMSNGAAAALILSDLITGKENPYADLFSPSRSETNLASVSTFIKENSNVAKELIKGKINPNEVDLDELKPEEGGHVKFKGKKAGAYRDKDGNLCILDTTCTHLGCEVRWNSGERSWDCPCHGSRFDTNGEVIEGPAVSPLKKLNE; from the coding sequence ATGACAAAAATCCCAACAGAGTCAAAATCTTATTGGACGGATTATATTGATCGCAAGGAATCCCCTGTCTATCAGCAGGCGGTTAAGGATGAGGAAACAGAGATTGTCATTATTGGAGCCGGAATCGTCGGTGTTCTGTCAGCTTATGAGCTGGCAAAAAGGGGCAGAAAGGTCATTCTGCTTGAAGCCGATCGTATTCTTTATGGAACGACAGGTCACACAACAGCAAAAATCTCAGCTCAGCATGGTCTCTTCTATGATGAACTCATCAAAAAGCATGGTGAAGAAACGGCAAGGCTATACTATCAAGCTAATATGGATGGTGTAAACTACCTCAAAAATATTGTGCATACAGAAGACATCGCTTGTGATTTCTCCGAACAAACCGCTTATACGTATGCAACGACAGATGAATATGCTGACAAAATCAAAGCTGAATTCAAGGCATATGAAAAGCTTGGCATAGATGGAGCCTTTCATACTGAATTGCCCTTACCCTTCCCAATCAAATCAGCGGTCTCTATGAATGGTCAAGCTCAATTTCACCCGCTCAAGCTATTGAGCAATCTTTTCGTTTCATTTGAGCAAATGGGCGGGATCATTTATGAGCGTTCACCTGTTAAAGACATAAAAGAGGATGATTCAGGTCATCATGCCGTGCTCGAAAATGGACATCAAATCAGCGGGAAGGCCATCATTATCGCCACCCATTATCCTTTCTATGATATGAAGGGACTTTACTTTTCAAGGCTGCATCCGCTTCGCTCCTATATCATCGCAGCTGCCACCGAGGAGAATATTCCCGATGGTATGTATATCAGTGCAGATAAACCGACTCGTTCCCTCCGTTACACAGACTATAATGGGCAAAAGCTGCTTCTAATCGGTGGAGAAAGCCATAAAACAGGTCAGTCTGAGGACGAACAAGCTTATTTCACCGCACTGCAAGACTTTACGGATAACTATTACACGGTCAAGGAGTACCCATACAGATGGTCAGCACAGGACCTAGTCACGTTAGACAAAATCCCGTATATTGGCGCCTACTCTGACTCAAAGAATCATCTATATGTTGCGACAGGTTTTGCCAAATGGGGCATGTCTAACGGAGCGGCCGCAGCTTTAATTCTTAGTGATTTAATTACCGGTAAGGAGAATCCATATGCCGACCTCTTCTCACCTAGCCGTTCCGAGACGAATCTAGCAAGCGTATCTACCTTCATAAAAGAAAATTCAAATGTTGCCAAGGAATTAATCAAAGGGAAAATCAATCCTAATGAAGTAGATCTCGATGAATTGAAGCCTGAGGAAGGCGGCCATGTTAAGTTTAAAGGCAAGAAAGCAGGTGCCTACAGGGATAAAGATGGGAATCTCTGTATACTAGATACAACCTGTACCCATTTGGGCTGCGAGGTAAGATGGAACAGTGGCGAACGTTCATGGGATTGCCCATGCCACGGCTCACGTTTTGATACAAATGGTGAAGTCATTGAAGGACCAGCTGTCAGCCCGTTAAAGAAGCTGAATGAATAA
- a CDS encoding DUF6359 domain-containing protein, translated as MLTFFKRRFFMPSLLFFFLFSILIPSTVSHAAAPISVAEAIANNSGSATVEGYIVAHTTGNNSYDFEAPFGNDFNFALADTPNEKDKSKLLPVQLPASFRAEFGLQTNPTKIGSKVQVTGSLEAYFTVPGLKNPTVVTLVDESDPAPKAAEPVSSVPSGAVTSGTTITLTSDTENGAIYYTTDGTVPTIDSTRYSGPIEITKDTTIKAVVIADGFKDSDIATFTYYIALNGLEIHDIQGAAHYSPYENQYVANVEGVVTYVADASNVYIQSLKPDNDPATSEGILVYKRNHGLSAGDTVKVSGQVKEWVLEGYSEKLKTDLPVTEINATSITVTATGQALPKPVEISPLKGQPTKIIDNDQFTKFDPRQDGIDYYESLEGMLVKVAKPKVIAPQDYGELYVVSKYTPVNTLAKGLRIKEDDFNPERLIIDIDDSSFVAKTGDSFTGDITGVVSYGFSNYRIFADHETLPDLKEGKLKQEKTKLKQHAKKLIVASYNVENFSPKTSMEKTTKLAKAIAENLNQPDIIGLTEIQDNDGATNSGNTDASMSYQVLIDQIKELGGPTYAYTDIAPNNNEDGGAPGANIRVGFLYNPERVSLVDAPKGTANEAVGYENGKLTLNPGRIEPNNAAFKSSRKPLAAQFSFNGDKVVVIANHFNSKGGDLPLFGKTQPAVLSSEEQRVKIAAIVNQFIKDIQSKDRNANIIALGDMNDFEFTQTLKTLKGKEMTNMIDLIPSVDRYTYAYQGNLQVLDHILVSKNLSLRTAVDIVHINATFMEEHGRASDHDPVLIQTMLK; from the coding sequence ATGCTGACGTTTTTCAAAAGACGTTTTTTCATGCCAAGTTTACTCTTTTTCTTCCTTTTTTCGATTCTAATTCCAAGCACAGTTTCTCATGCAGCAGCCCCTATTTCAGTTGCTGAAGCGATTGCCAATAATTCTGGCTCTGCGACCGTTGAAGGGTATATCGTCGCTCATACAACCGGGAATAACAGCTATGATTTCGAGGCGCCATTTGGAAACGATTTCAATTTCGCCCTTGCTGATACACCAAATGAAAAGGACAAATCTAAGCTGCTGCCTGTTCAACTGCCAGCAAGCTTCCGTGCCGAATTCGGCCTGCAGACAAACCCGACAAAAATTGGAAGTAAGGTTCAAGTCACAGGTTCCCTTGAAGCCTATTTCACCGTACCTGGTTTAAAAAACCCAACGGTAGTTACGTTAGTTGATGAATCAGACCCTGCACCAAAAGCGGCTGAACCTGTCAGCTCCGTCCCTTCAGGTGCCGTCACATCCGGTACAACGATCACGCTAACATCAGACACGGAGAACGGCGCGATTTATTATACGACAGATGGCACTGTGCCAACTATAGATAGTACACGCTATTCCGGTCCTATCGAAATCACGAAGGATACAACAATTAAAGCTGTTGTGATTGCTGATGGATTTAAGGATAGCGATATCGCAACATTTACGTACTACATTGCCTTAAACGGCTTAGAAATACATGACATCCAAGGAGCAGCCCACTACTCTCCCTATGAGAATCAATATGTTGCTAATGTAGAGGGAGTTGTCACATATGTAGCTGATGCCAGTAATGTCTATATCCAGTCACTAAAGCCTGATAACGACCCGGCCACATCAGAAGGAATTCTTGTTTATAAACGAAATCACGGCCTATCTGCCGGAGATACGGTAAAAGTAAGCGGACAGGTGAAGGAATGGGTGTTGGAAGGATATTCTGAAAAATTAAAGACAGACCTTCCTGTCACCGAAATTAACGCTACTTCCATAACTGTCACAGCTACAGGACAAGCCCTGCCAAAGCCGGTTGAAATCAGCCCGCTTAAAGGACAACCGACAAAAATCATTGACAATGATCAATTCACAAAGTTTGATCCAAGGCAGGACGGTATTGATTATTATGAAAGCCTGGAGGGCATGCTCGTCAAGGTTGCAAAACCGAAGGTAATTGCTCCACAGGATTATGGCGAATTATATGTTGTCTCCAAGTACACGCCGGTCAACACATTGGCTAAAGGTCTGAGAATTAAGGAGGATGACTTTAATCCAGAACGGCTAATTATTGATATCGATGATTCCAGCTTCGTGGCAAAAACCGGTGATTCCTTTACTGGCGATATTACCGGGGTCGTCAGCTATGGTTTTAGCAACTACCGAATCTTCGCTGATCATGAAACTCTGCCTGATTTAAAAGAAGGAAAACTAAAGCAGGAAAAGACGAAATTGAAGCAGCATGCGAAGAAGTTAATCGTTGCCTCCTATAACGTCGAGAACTTCTCACCGAAAACAAGTATGGAGAAAACGACAAAGCTGGCCAAGGCTATTGCAGAAAACTTAAATCAGCCCGATATTATTGGACTGACAGAAATTCAGGACAATGACGGTGCCACAAACAGCGGAAATACAGATGCCAGCATGAGCTACCAGGTACTGATTGATCAGATTAAGGAACTTGGCGGTCCAACTTATGCCTATACCGATATCGCTCCAAATAATAACGAGGACGGCGGTGCTCCTGGTGCCAATATCCGTGTTGGTTTCCTCTATAATCCAGAGCGTGTATCCCTTGTCGATGCGCCAAAAGGAACAGCAAATGAAGCAGTCGGTTATGAGAACGGAAAACTCACCTTGAATCCTGGACGCATAGAGCCGAATAACGCAGCATTTAAGAGCAGCCGTAAACCGCTGGCCGCACAGTTTTCCTTTAATGGGGATAAGGTGGTCGTGATTGCCAATCACTTCAATTCTAAAGGGGGAGACTTACCGTTATTCGGTAAGACACAGCCTGCCGTCCTATCAAGTGAAGAACAGCGTGTCAAAATAGCAGCGATCGTCAACCAATTCATAAAGGACATACAATCAAAGGATCGAAATGCTAATATTATCGCCCTTGGGGATATGAATGACTTTGAATTCACCCAAACACTCAAAACCCTTAAAGGCAAGGAAATGACAAATATGATTGACCTTATCCCTTCCGTTGACCGTTACACGTATGCATACCAAGGGAATTTACAAGTGCTCGATCACATTCTAGTCTCAAAAAACCTTTCTTTACGAACAGCAGTTGATATTGTCCATATTAATGCGACTTTTATGGAAGAGCATGGACGTGCAAGTGATCATGACCCCGTTTTAATTCAAACTATGCTGAAATAG
- the trhA gene encoding PAQR family membrane homeostasis protein TrhA — MNETHVYTKSEEIVNAITHGLGALLSLAALVLLIIYSAQYGTAWHVVSFTIFGSTMLLMYLCSTLVHSLPEGKLKDLFQIFDHTSIYFFIAGTYTPFLFIALDGWARWTIFGIVWGIAIGGTVFKSFFVKKYMLFSTILYIIMGWMIVFAWGPLSQFLAPNGIVLLVAGGILYTAGSIFYVWRGFKHHHAIWHLFVLAGSACHFLSIFFYLLPWS; from the coding sequence ATGAATGAAACCCATGTTTATACGAAAAGTGAAGAAATCGTGAATGCTATCACTCATGGATTGGGTGCTCTGCTCAGCTTAGCTGCTCTTGTGCTCTTAATCATCTATTCTGCTCAATACGGAACTGCTTGGCATGTGGTGAGCTTTACCATTTTCGGCAGTACAATGCTGTTAATGTATCTATGTTCAACCCTTGTCCATAGCTTGCCTGAAGGAAAGCTAAAGGATCTCTTCCAAATTTTCGATCATACATCCATTTATTTCTTTATTGCGGGTACGTATACCCCCTTCTTGTTCATAGCTCTAGATGGATGGGCACGCTGGACAATCTTTGGAATCGTTTGGGGAATTGCCATTGGGGGAACCGTTTTTAAATCCTTTTTCGTGAAGAAGTACATGCTTTTTTCCACGATATTATATATTATTATGGGCTGGATGATTGTATTTGCATGGGGGCCATTATCACAGTTTCTTGCTCCTAATGGAATTGTCCTGCTTGTAGCAGGCGGCATTCTATATACTGCAGGATCTATCTTTTATGTGTGGCGCGGTTTTAAGCACCATCATGCGATCTGGCATCTATTTGTTCTTGCAGGAAGTGCCTGTCATTTCCTTAGTATCTTTTTCTATTTATTACCTTGGTCTTAA
- a CDS encoding response regulator transcription factor gives MLILEDEPVARTVLKKRLELQGYKVDDFDDPEEAIKACEEHDYDLLIFDITIHGAIIDGLEAASIIRSKKNIPFILVTGADSSDARLRGLQEGALLYFTKPFSYKELVLNIKNLMDNTVRKSHEYIHAGHKIEPLKGTITLKDGSIESLSKIPMQVLTYLLDHKHQIVTKKELWEAIWSEHGEMSEDIINTTINRIRRKLGREFISTIKNVGYEIREY, from the coding sequence ATGTTAATATTGGAGGATGAGCCAGTAGCACGAACGGTTCTGAAAAAAAGACTCGAACTTCAAGGATACAAGGTGGATGATTTTGATGATCCTGAAGAAGCAATCAAGGCTTGTGAGGAACATGACTATGACCTTTTAATATTTGACATCACTATTCACGGGGCTATCATAGATGGACTCGAAGCAGCCTCCATTATTAGAAGCAAGAAAAATATCCCATTTATTCTTGTGACGGGCGCAGATTCATCGGATGCTAGGTTAAGAGGTCTACAAGAGGGGGCTCTCCTTTATTTCACGAAACCATTCAGTTATAAAGAACTAGTCTTAAATATTAAGAATTTGATGGATAATACAGTGAGAAAGAGCCACGAATACATACATGCTGGTCATAAAATTGAACCGTTAAAGGGGACTATCACCTTGAAGGATGGTTCAATTGAGTCACTATCCAAGATTCCAATGCAAGTATTAACGTATCTCCTTGACCATAAGCATCAAATTGTCACGAAGAAAGAATTATGGGAAGCCATTTGGTCCGAACATGGTGAAATGAGTGAGGATATTATTAATACAACTATCAATCGAATTAGACGAAAGCTTGGCAGGGAATTCATCAGCACTATCAAAAATGTCGGCTATGAGATTCGGGAATATTAA
- a CDS encoding IS3 family transposase has protein sequence MSKITFTSREIKLLQKNPNVQRVSERSITYTDAFKNRFIDEYMTGKLPRQIFMEGGFDVDLIGMKRIEQSAYRWKKAYETNGLLGLTDSRKTASGRPLKRELSPSEVIKRQEAQIKLLEGQIELLKKLEMTERRLLNESQNLAPNRIYQLIYETLEQHSFKRLTAYFCALLGVSRSGYYSYLKAFEVRKAREQLDLEAKELILKAFKRRGYKKGSRSIKMVLENKYGVLFSRKKIQRIMRKYGIVCPHRRSNPYRKIAKATKEHQVVPNKLNREFKQGVPGKVLLTDITYLPYAGRQMAYLSTIKDASTNEILVYHVSDRITLDIATQTIHKLMNNKKVKLDKDAFIHSDQGSHYTSPRYQKLLKKYGLGQSMSRRGNCWDNAPQESFFGHLKDEVDYRSCQTLNELKAKIKHYINYYNYDRYQWNLKKMTPVQFRNHLLVA, from the coding sequence ATGAGTAAGATTACATTTACATCTAGAGAGATTAAACTACTTCAAAAAAACCCAAATGTACAACGTGTCAGCGAGCGATCCATCACCTATACAGATGCATTTAAAAATAGATTTATTGATGAGTATATGACGGGAAAGCTTCCCCGGCAAATTTTTATGGAGGGCGGTTTTGATGTCGACCTCATTGGAATGAAGCGAATCGAACAATCGGCCTATAGGTGGAAGAAAGCCTATGAAACCAATGGGTTACTTGGACTCACGGATTCAAGGAAAACGGCATCTGGAAGGCCGTTAAAACGGGAACTCTCACCATCTGAAGTGATTAAACGCCAAGAAGCTCAAATTAAGCTGTTGGAAGGACAAATAGAGCTATTAAAAAAGCTAGAAATGACCGAAAGGAGGCTGTTAAACGAAAGTCAAAACCTCGCTCCAAATAGAATCTATCAGCTGATTTATGAGACCTTGGAACAACATTCATTCAAGCGATTGACGGCATACTTTTGTGCCCTCTTAGGCGTATCCCGTTCGGGTTACTACAGTTACTTAAAGGCTTTTGAGGTCCGTAAAGCAAGAGAACAATTAGATTTAGAAGCGAAAGAGCTCATTTTAAAAGCGTTCAAACGACGCGGGTATAAGAAGGGGTCTCGCTCCATTAAGATGGTATTAGAAAATAAGTATGGAGTCCTCTTTAGTCGAAAAAAGATTCAACGAATCATGAGGAAATATGGGATTGTCTGTCCTCACAGGAGGTCAAATCCTTATAGGAAAATCGCCAAAGCCACTAAGGAACACCAGGTCGTTCCAAACAAGTTGAACCGAGAATTCAAACAAGGAGTTCCTGGTAAAGTACTATTAACAGATATCACCTATTTGCCATATGCCGGAAGACAGATGGCTTATTTGTCGACCATAAAAGATGCCTCGACGAACGAAATCCTCGTTTACCATGTTTCAGACCGAATTACATTGGATATCGCCACGCAGACGATCCATAAGTTAATGAACAACAAGAAAGTAAAATTAGACAAGGATGCGTTTATCCACTCCGATCAAGGAAGCCATTACACAAGTCCTCGTTATCAAAAATTATTGAAGAAATATGGATTGGGACAATCCATGTCTCGCCGGGGAAACTGTTGGGACAATGCCCCTCAGGAATCGTTCTTTGGGCACCTCAAAGATGAAGTCGATTATCGATCTTGCCAGACACTGAATGAACTAAAGGCCAAAATAAAGCACTACATCAATTACTATAATTATGACCGTTATCAATGGAACTTAAAGAAGATGACCCCTGTTCAATTTAGGAATCATCTTCTCGTAGCTTAG
- a CDS encoding catalase translates to MNQKQHSDAPENREEDVLTNRQGHKITDNQNVRTVGNRGPMTLENYHFLEKISHFDRERIPERVVHARGAGAYGYFEAYGKVGDEPVSKYTRAKLFQEAGKKTPVFVRFSTVTGARESSETARDPRGFAVKFYTEDGNWDLVGNNLKIFFIRDPLKFPDMVHAFKPDPVNNLMHPEGMFDFFSKSPESIHMATFLHSPWGIPANYRQMQGSGVNTYKWVNKEGEAVLVKYHWEPKQGIKNLTQAEAEKIQATNVAHATQDLYEAIERGDYPEWELCMQIMSDDEHPELDFDPLDPTKLWPQDQFPFLPVGRMVLDRNPVNYFAEVEQAAFGTGVLVDGLDFSDDKLLQGRTFSYSDTQRYRVGSNYLQLPVNAPKTKVRTNQSDGQMAYSVDFASESNPHVNYEPTNLGGFAEAEKEGKDHEPHYNDRLVRQKIERANDYKQAGETYRNFEDWEKDDLINNLVNALKVCAPIIQEKMIEHFTKADEEYGRRVKEGLANALKEMEQENVTSSPRADEAVKKAEDMGHDAEPY, encoded by the coding sequence ATGAATCAGAAACAACATTCAGATGCGCCAGAAAACCGCGAAGAAGATGTGCTGACTAATCGTCAGGGTCATAAGATTACCGATAATCAAAATGTCCGGACTGTTGGAAACCGCGGACCGATGACGTTGGAGAACTATCATTTCCTGGAGAAAATCTCTCACTTTGATAGAGAACGGATTCCCGAGCGCGTCGTTCATGCAAGAGGAGCTGGAGCTTATGGATATTTTGAGGCTTATGGAAAAGTGGGGGATGAGCCTGTCTCAAAATATACTCGGGCCAAGCTGTTCCAGGAGGCTGGGAAGAAAACACCTGTCTTTGTCCGTTTCTCCACAGTAACTGGTGCACGTGAATCGAGCGAAACAGCCCGTGATCCGCGCGGATTTGCGGTTAAATTCTATACAGAGGATGGAAACTGGGATCTGGTTGGGAATAACCTGAAAATATTCTTTATCCGTGATCCGCTCAAATTCCCTGATATGGTCCATGCCTTTAAGCCAGATCCAGTCAATAACCTCATGCATCCAGAGGGCATGTTTGACTTCTTCTCGAAATCACCAGAAAGCATCCATATGGCTACATTCCTGCACTCTCCTTGGGGAATACCCGCGAATTACAGACAGATGCAGGGTTCAGGTGTTAATACGTACAAATGGGTAAACAAAGAAGGGGAAGCCGTTCTTGTTAAATATCACTGGGAGCCAAAGCAAGGGATTAAAAACCTTACACAGGCAGAGGCAGAGAAAATCCAAGCCACGAATGTTGCTCATGCGACACAGGATTTGTATGAGGCTATTGAGCGAGGAGATTACCCGGAATGGGAACTTTGCATGCAAATCATGAGTGATGATGAGCATCCAGAACTGGATTTCGATCCGCTTGACCCGACAAAATTATGGCCGCAGGATCAATTCCCATTCCTCCCGGTTGGAAGAATGGTCTTGGACCGCAACCCAGTTAACTATTTTGCTGAGGTAGAGCAGGCTGCATTTGGTACAGGGGTGCTTGTTGATGGACTCGACTTCTCAGACGATAAACTCCTGCAAGGCCGGACCTTCTCGTACTCTGATACCCAGCGTTACCGTGTAGGATCTAATTATCTTCAATTGCCGGTGAATGCTCCGAAAACAAAGGTAAGGACGAATCAATCAGATGGTCAGATGGCCTACTCAGTTGATTTTGCGAGTGAATCCAACCCGCATGTCAATTATGAGCCGACCAATCTTGGCGGTTTCGCTGAAGCGGAGAAAGAAGGAAAAGACCATGAACCGCATTATAATGATCGTCTAGTCAGACAGAAAATTGAGCGTGCCAATGATTATAAGCAGGCGGGAGAAACATACCGAAACTTTGAAGATTGGGAAAAGGATGACCTCATCAATAACTTGGTCAATGCCCTTAAGGTATGTGCCCCAATCATTCAAGAAAAAATGATTGAACACTTTACGAAGGCAGATGAAGAATATGGACGCCGAGTAAAGGAAGGGCTTGCAAATGCCTTAAAGGAAATGGAACAGGAGAATGTTACGAGCTCCCCACGAGCTGATGAAGCGGTCAAAAAAGCTGAAGACATGGGTCATGATGCTGAACCTTATTAA
- a CDS encoding EamA family transporter, with translation MTIILALLAAIFAALTSILAKIGITNVDSNLGTAIRTIVVLIMAAIVVLITDTWHTIGSISIKSWIFIVLSGLTTGLSWLCFFKAIQLGDVSKVVPIDKSSIVLTIILSFIILREPLTPMVVIGGLLISAGTFILIGKTKTAKKKGHLKQSYIFLALLSAVFAALTSILAKIGIENVDSNLATFIRTIVILFFAWGIVFWQGTYRELKTVSKKSFLFLILSGAATGLSWLCYFGAISIGKVSIVAPIDKFSTVLTIILGVLLLKEKLSRNTIIGGLVITAGTLCLIV, from the coding sequence ATGACTATTATACTCGCCCTCCTGGCAGCAATCTTTGCCGCATTAACCTCCATTCTCGCCAAAATCGGGATAACAAATGTGGATTCCAATTTAGGGACAGCCATCCGGACAATCGTTGTCCTCATCATGGCTGCGATTGTGGTTCTCATTACGGACACTTGGCATACAATAGGTTCCATATCAATCAAGTCATGGATTTTCATTGTTCTCTCAGGCTTGACAACAGGCTTATCATGGCTATGCTTCTTTAAGGCTATCCAGCTAGGGGATGTCTCCAAGGTGGTGCCAATCGACAAATCAAGTATCGTCTTAACGATTATCCTTTCCTTTATCATTCTTAGAGAGCCGCTGACTCCGATGGTCGTCATAGGAGGCTTGCTGATTAGTGCAGGAACCTTCATCTTAATTGGAAAAACAAAAACGGCCAAAAAGAAAGGGCATTTGAAGCAGTCATACATATTTCTTGCGTTGTTGTCTGCGGTTTTTGCTGCCTTGACAAGTATACTGGCCAAGATTGGGATTGAGAATGTCGATTCAAATCTAGCGACATTTATTCGGACGATTGTCATTCTGTTCTTTGCATGGGGCATTGTCTTCTGGCAGGGGACTTACCGAGAGCTGAAGACTGTCTCTAAGAAGTCTTTCCTTTTTCTCATCCTGTCAGGTGCTGCAACGGGATTATCATGGTTATGCTATTTCGGGGCTATTTCGATTGGTAAAGTATCCATCGTTGCACCTATTGATAAATTCAGTACAGTATTAACAATCATTCTTGGCGTCCTTCTATTAAAGGAAAAGCTTTCAAGGAATACAATAATTGGCGGTCTAGTTATTACGGCAGGCACCCTCTGTCTCATTGTATAA